AGAGCTCCTCGGACGAAGAGGGAGAAGGCGAGGAAGAGAATCAAGGCCATATCGacagaagaagaggaagccTGGTTCTCTGGGTGTCTTGCTTGTTGTACTTGGTTTTGCAGCAACTCCTCTTTGGCTGGTGATGAATCTCTGCGGGGGAGGATGCAAGTTTATATAGCACAAGGTGTTGAGGACCTCACTGGAACAAGAACCTTCGCCATGAATATAAAGGTGGAAGCTAGTGAAGGGGTTGTGCTTGTTTCTGTACCGCAATTCCCAAGGAATTCAATTGACCCTCCCATGAGACAACCATTAAGGAAGATTGAGTGTGGTGGCAACGAAATcggcaattttttggattgatCCAGTCCCTCCAATGTGCCACGTGGAAGCTTCTCACATGACTGGATTGAGAAAGATGGTTGCCGGAGCCATCAAACATCTCAGACGCCTTTTGACGTTTAGCCCGGGACCCATGTTTTGGCCGTCCCATGCAGCCGCGATCCTTTCAAAGTGAGACTTTCGCTATCAAGTGACATTCATCAAAATATGCAGCTCATCGTACGGTTtgagaaaaatacaaataagggcatgaagtgaatTATGAATATTGCTTCAAGTAAGGACCTAATTAATGGACATTtccatccttttctttttttgtcaggTCATTATTTCTTTAACCTTGATTATTTGATCCTATCTCTTGATAACTCATGAGTAGTCTTCTTATAAATAGATCTTCTTGTAACTTCAAGCTTCAAAAAGAATTTCAACTTGTATCACTTTCCAAACTTTCAATGAAAACAAAGTTTCCATTATATGTTGTCAAAGCTTCAAAATACCATCTTTGAAGAGTTTATAATGTGAACTTGCATGCTTTATTCTCTTTCATTAAAATAACTTTGTTGAAAGATTAAGGTTTGTTAATGTTTCTTCTTGTTTATTTTGCCTTGAAGGTGGTAAGGTTTTGAGTTGTTCAAGTCTTTACTCAAGGTAAGTGAAAACTCTAGGGGTAAAGTTTGATTGATCTACTTAATACTCTTGACTTGGTCGGTTGATGTTTgttaattattttcaatttgataGCAAGTGTGAGCAACTCTGGATAATGGCGTGTTGAGATATTACGATGATTTGACTTGTCTTGATGAGTTCTTACATGCCGAAAATGTGTTTGATTGATTTTCGTGAGGTCTAGTAGCATGTTGGATGTGAAAATGATGAAACCGATAGATATGATGCACGTCTACGTGTATGCATAAATAATACAGGAACCCGAGTCTATTAATGAATTAATTGGTGATAACCGTGCATTACAATGTGTTATGTCATCCTCTCGCATTTGAATGAACCGTCTTGTGCAATGTTGTTAATCGTTGACATATCACATTGGAAAGATAGAGCATTTGCTTGTGCATTTGTCATACAGGGTTATTTAGTAATGGACTTTTACTCACATTGTGTGCTGGTATCAGGATGAGAGGTAAGATGATCTCATACTTAGATGAGATTTCATTTACTGAGCTTCAGCACAACCgttgtttttcaaatttgtagCATAGATCATCCTCCACCATTGCAATTTGTAGTTCTCGTGTATTTTGATTGTGAATACCGAAATGTGCTTATTATACCTGAATGGTGGTTGTACATACCAGGTGCAATTCTATCATGTAGACCTACTAGAGTTAGCTCCCTATCGATTTTTAGCTTGGTACTTGGCGATGAGTTAGTTGGACTGTTGAGAGGCTTCGATGGTGACGACGCCATGTCCATGGAAAAGATTGTCGATCTATAACGAATGACTTGACTATTTGTACAAGGGAGGTTTGGGGCGCAAGAGTGAAGCGTTAGTGATAGGTGACCCTGACCTTTCTCAGAACTAATGCAATTGTGTTTTGCTTGAACACTGAATTAAGATAGTACCTATTATGCTTATACAAAGAAGCAAACGCATATTAAACTGGTTGGATTTCTGGCACGGAACGATGTGATTATTTTGTTATGCTTTCGCATGCTAATATAATTCTAAAGTATAACCGAAAAGGAGAGGCAAAAGGATATccggagtgccaatatttatgtacagtgcttactttagtgtcaatatttttttatcttttaagtgccaatttttttgaaaaacggttacttcggtgccaactccggtgGGCATCGCCGGAAAGCATACACGGTATCTATGTGGCTCGCTAGAAGATACTCgtcatttaaataaaataaaataaaataaaaaaattctaggtaatattaaaaaagttaaaataaagttaaaaaagaaaaagttgaagcTGTAGTAGCGAGGGCTTCGGCTCTCGTCGCCGCTGCCCACCATCGCGGGCCTCGCTAACCCTTGGCTAGGCCACGGCGGGAGTCGCCGGGGCTCGGTGACCCCCCTAGGAACTCCCCCACCCATCGCCGGCCGGCGATGGTGGATGATGGATGCAAGGGCTCAAGCCCTTGAGCCCTCGCCACCGCAATTGCGggtgcaattttttatttttttttttgcttttttaaagttatttttctatttaattttaattttttttaaatgtaacttaatttttagttttaaaaacCACATGGTGTGcacgtggactgaattttttttttaaaaaaactgcCACATGGACGCCAAGTGgactgacttttttttaaaagtttcacataatattaagaaattaataaaaaaaaaatgacaagtgtcttgtttggccggaattggcacttaaattatCGTTTTTGGGCAgaattaacacttaagtgatcgttttttctccaatttggcacttaagtgattcaaaaaaaaaaaacattggcactaaagtgagcctTGAATGCCGTACGCAAATATTAATACTCCATGTGTCCTTTTACCGAAAAGGAGACCATTGATCGTGGACGCCTAAGACTAAGACGCGTGTTCACCAATCATTGGACGTACAATGATAATGTCACTGCTTCGGCAAAACCTGTATTTGAAAAATACCGTACAATGTTCTTCCTTGATTTGCCAGAATAGCACAATACCATACAAGTTTTAGGTGACATAGCACCTTACAATTCTCATATCTATAGCCAAAAGCATGCCATGTCCATCACAAGCTAAAGCAATTAGACAGACACAATcacaaacacaaacacaaacataTATGACTTCTAGTAATACATGGGAGCTTCAGCAGGGGCATATCCAATCTCATAGTATTCACCAGAAAGACTCCCCATAGGTGCGGCGCCCATGGGACCAAATGCTGCGCCGGAACTTCGAACCTCTCTCATGACCCGCTTCGGGTTGCTCCGTTGCACCTTACAGAGATCCGACAAAGAGACACCTGTTGACAATGAATGGCAGAGTCAGTGATAGTGAAGATTTGGGGGGACAATGATGCTTCGAAACAGATGGCGCGGATAGATTCGCAGTCAGGAATTACCTTCGCCGAGGGCCAAGTTGAAGTAAAGATCAACAATGTTCGGGCAGTGGTGGTAACATGCCGGTGAGCAGAGCTTGGCAGCGAAGTGAGGCTGAAGAAGAGCATCTGAAGATATGCCAACAGACTGCCTATCCACTCCACAAGCGCTGATGCAATCATCGCTCTCGATCCACTCGTGCATGATATCCACAGCCACCTGAGAGGTCTTGCATTCATACTCCATCTTCCCAGCGGTCAGGCTCACGTAGTTCTCCAAGATGCACCGTCTTCCATTAGACGCGATCGAGAACGAGCAGAGTTCTGTAGGCAACTGCTCGCATACAATgtcaccttaaaaaaaaaaaaaaagatgggtcAGTTGAGAAATCAAATAACTTGTCACGCTTGCACAGTGGCGAAGAACAGCTGGTTATACCCAAAGCTCCCTGGAGGAAGAGCGAGAAGGCGAGGAAGAGAATCAAGGCCATTTTGAGACAAAAACCGGAAGCCTAAAAGAGGGCCAGTGAGAGATCTGGGTGTCTTGCTTGTTGTACTTGGTTGTGTAGCAACTTCTCTACTGCTGGTGATGAATCTCTCAGGAGGATGCTAGTTTATATAGCACGAGGTGTTGAGGACCTTTTTTGTAACAAGAACCTTCGGCATGAATACAAAACTGTAAGCTGGTGAAAGGATGCTTGTTTCTGTACTATCACACTTAATAGAGGAAGTTTAGTTTGGTGGCAACGAAATCAACAAATTTCGGATCGTTTCGGTATCTCCAATGTGCCACATGGAAGCTTCTCAAATAGATTGGATTGAGAAAGATGGTGCCGGAGCCTTCAAACATCTCAGACTCATTTTGACGTTTAGCCTATGACCTATATTTTGGCAGTCCCATGTAGCTACGATTCTTTCAAAGTGGGACTTTGAAATCAAGTGACATGATCAAAAACATGCAGCTCCTCATACATTGTGAAACAATACAAAAGGACCGCAGGATTAGCAAAGTTTAACATCTTTCAAACAAATTCATATACCTTCGGAGACATAGCGATCCACATATGCATGAAAGCCTTTACACATCCAAAATTTGCTAATCATAGATTACCAAATTTTATGAGTGACAACCCATTGAAACTACTCACACATCCAAAACCTTGAGACCAGCATGATGCCTTTACTAACAAACGCATTCACCATAATCCAGCAAGAAAGGAATCAAGGAAATGAACATTGCCTCAAATCCAATATGAGTTTATAAAAGATAATAGGAATTCGCAGCATCTTGTCTAAAATATAGAAGTAAAATTGCAGGTTACAGAAAAAGCTAAAATATTGTCCTTAGTTTTTTCCCCCCTCATCAACTAACTTCACATCCTACAAACCAGCAACTGGTAGTTGAGGTTAGAAAGAATGGCTGCTAAAAGATGATAGCAACTTCCAACTGAATTCAACAACCGATCGGATGTCCCTCCCTACATCTCCTCCTCCTGGTAATCACCCTCCTCTTCCTCGTACTCCTCATCATCAGCAGTCGCATCCTGATACTGCTGGTACTCTGAGACCAAGTCGTTCATGTTGCTCTCTGCCTCGGTGAACTCCATCTCATCCATTCCCTCCCCAGTATACCAATGCAAGAAAGCCTTCCTCCTGAACATGGCGGTGAATTGCTCGCTTACCCGCCTGAACATTTCCTGAATCGAAGTCGAGTTGCCGATGAAGGTCGACGCCATCTTAAGGCCAGTAGGCGGAATATCACAGACAGTCGACTTCACGTTGTTGGGAATCCACTCAACAAAGTATGAAGAGTTCTTGTTCTGCACATTGAGCATCTGCTCATCCACTTCCTTGGTGCTCATCTTTCCACGAAACATGGCAGAAGCGGTGAGATAACGCCCATGGCGTGGGTCTGCTGCACACATCATGTTTTTGGAATCCCACATTTGTTGAGTTAGCTCAGGGACTGTGAGGGCTCGGTACTGCTGCGACCCACGAGAGGTAAGCGGAGCAAAACCCACCATGAAGAAGTGAAGACGAGGAAAGGGTATGAGGTTCACAGCAAGTTTCCTAAGGTCAGAGTTGAGTTGCCCCGGAAACCTCAAGCAGCAGGTAACTCCAGACATTGTTGCAGATATCAAATGATTCAAATCTCCAACTGCAACAACAAAGCATGCATAATATTTTGCTCAGTTCACAAATTAAGCCTAAATGCAGGACAAAATTAGACCCGCCCCTAGTATATCTTCACCAATCACCGCCAGTATATCGCCCAAAATCAATTCAACCATCTAATCAATTTCCATCACATAAACATGACACTCGACTAATATAATCTTAGCGTTTTTATCATCTAAAAGCGATCTGTTTTAAACAGGACTACACAGCAACAAACTCATcttaatgtaaaaaaaaatctaagatatGAGACTTTCTGCTTAGGAAAGAGGAAACTCACAGCTAGGAGTGGTAAGCTTGAGTGTTCGGAAGCAAATGTCATACAAGGCCTCATTATCAAGAACCATACACTCGTCGGCATTCTCGACGAGCTGGTGCACGGACAAAGTGGCGTTGTAGGGCTCCACAACAGTATCAGACACCTTCGGAGATGGAAAGACCGAGAAAGTGAGCATCATCCTATCGGGATACTCTTCTCTGATCTTTGAAATCAACAGCGTCCCCATTCCGGAACCAGTGCCTCCACCCAATGAATGGCACACCTGGAACCCTGCCCTCAaatgacaaggaaaaaaaaaatcaattctcacGCGAAACCAAAACCCCTAATTGCAAGCAACAATTATCATAGGTCAAGAGCGGAGGAGATGAGAGAATGTGTTTCATACCCTGCAGGCAGTCGCAGTTCTCTGCCTCTTTCCGGACCACATCGAGGACCGAGTCGATCAACTCGGCGCCTTCTGTGTAGTGCCCCTTCGCCCAGTTGTTGCCGGCGCCGGACTGCCCGAAGACGAAGTTGTCGGGCCTGAATATCTGGCCGTAAGGCCCCGACCTCAGGCTGTCCATGGTCCCGGGCTCGAGGTCCATGAGGACGGCGCGGGGGACGAATCGGCCGCAACTGGCCTCGTTGTAGTACACATTGACCCTCTCAAGTTGGAGCTCGGAGTCCCCGTGGTACCGACCGGTAGCGTCGATGCCGTGCTCGGCACAGACGACTTCCCAGAACTTGGCGCCGATCTGGTTGCCGCACTGGCCTCCTTGGATGTGAAGGATCTCACGCATCTTCGCTCAAACGATTGAAGGAGAGAAGAGGATTCAAAAATCGGaatctcagagagagagagagggagggcgcTTGAAATGGAGGACGGCGAGGTTTGTTCATAtatatacagagagagagagagagagagagagagagttagggtTTCGAAATTCAAACGGTTGAgagatttgtttttaatttgttaaagaAATGAGTGGGGGAGAATCGATGGCCAGGTGGCTGCCACTTCAAGGCTTAACGGATAGAAATCCAACGGTTGTTACGAAATTATGCGCTGTATCctactttttgaaatttcaaaattgaagcTTGAGCGGGAAACGGTGAACAGCTTGGTCTCGAGGGGCGCACTCGTAATTTCACTCTAACGCTTTTTAGGCAAACGGATAGAGAGAGGAGAATATCTATCCGTtcatttgattttaaaattcaattttgctcTTATTCACCGTTGATTAGATTAATTTTAAAAGTGCATCCTTCATATTTACGTGGACAATTGTGCTCTCTGACGCTCCCCCACATAATCTTCAAGTGAATACTTAATTAATCTTACATTTCTAATCGCTTGAATCAATTGCaactatgaatgaatgaaaagaaatttcaacGTCCCcgaaaatatttcaatataaGCTATTATTGgtactaaaaatatttttcattagtgagttattttaaacaatataagcaattattttcgaaaaaattttaaatagattatttcatgtgaaataaGCAAAATCTAAAATGCTAAACAAAGTTCTAAGATTAGGGTGCATTTAGAATTAAAGCGGACCGAAGATATAGGGCATTCAAATATCAAgctcaaaatcacttttgaaatgGACCTACCGTATATAAAAGCCACTCTGCAGCCAAAAAGATGCACAAGCAATGATGACTtaggaagaggaaaaggagaaagcGATAGGCCAATATTTCAAAAGTCCCCCAtaaggtgaaaacacttttttttcccaaaagaattgaatgaaTAAAGACAAATTCCATATAAATGTTCATTATTAAAGGGTAGGATTCTAAACGCCTAAAGAGAACCAAAAACTGGAATCCATACTAATCTTTCCATTCCATGTCTATAATGCCTTTGATCTACAGGGTTCGTGTAGAAAACCCCATGGGCTAAAATTTCAGAGAAATGCACCCAGCAATCTAAAATTTCAGTGCATGGTCTCCCGTGCACTGAAACTGCCATCCAGTACTTTCAAGCATTCATTTTGAAAAtctgaagattttttttggggagggggggaggtGTGTGGTCTGTGGTTTCCACACAAACGATCAAAGCAGGAAGAAACCTATTTTGATCCAGCATCCTCATCAATTTTACGTGCGATTGGGATCGATGCCTGCTTTATCAACATCAACAAATCAAAAACACCGGGTAGTACAAAAAGATTTGAGCACTTCACACTTGAATCCAACTCAATGCATTACACATTTTAATGTTCCTTGACATATCCGTCTTTCATGAAATGATTTAGCAGTAGTAATCACTATTccctttttcacattttttttttcttcctttcccctCCTTCCTTCACTCTCTCAGTGCTCATCGTCTTCTTATTCTGGCTTCCGCCTTGGCAGTGGAGAGACTGGCTTTTGGTATCTCACCACAGGATGGAAACCTCGGAACATTTCAAGCTCAACAGAAAGGGTAAAGACGGAACCCATTCCACAACATGACACCGAAGTAATGAAAAGGACAgtcaacaaaagagaaaagtaaTCTACCCTGCACAACTGAAAAGAGGGTTATTCTCCAGGAGTTTAAAACCAACCTAACAGACAGTAAAGGATGTGTACAGAGCTTTGGCTCAACGTCGACACTTTTCGAAGCATTCCTTGAAAAAGCAGAAAACTTCATGATCATGTTAGCCAGGAAAAAAAGGAGAGCATAATGTTCACGTTAAATAAGCTACCTACTAAGGAAATTCAGGCGTCGCTCTAAGCACATGTCAGGATAACTGAGAAATGCAAGCAATGTTAAGACGTCAAATCATTGTGTCAAATTTCTTCTATCCACATGAAAGGGCCCAAAAGTTCTTGTAAGGAAATACCATCCAAAGCATAAAGATTCAACCAAAATCAAGACAGCATAAGTAGGatgatccaaaatttgcacacTCTGTGCCTTAGCAATATGCCTTCGGAAACCGAAATCAGCACAATTTGCTGGCACTCTCCCTCCACGACCAAATCATTTCTCCTAATCTAATATACATATGTAGAATGACTAGAAGGCTTATCAACGGCTGTCGAATGGAGATAGATCGAGACCACTGCACGAGCGATATCGTTTTATACTCCACCATAATACCAAACCCACAAAAGCTACATTCCGATACTGTGTTCAAGTCctcaatatagtccatgatCTTCCTATTCTTgctcccaaaaataaaatagggtGGGCAAAAGGCTTGAAGTTGAGTTGCACCTCAACTAGAGCCACAGAATTTCAAGCAAGAAAAGGCTCGGGCAAAAGATATCAAAAATCTATACATGCATACCAAGGTCAAATACAAGTTGAAATACAGTAAACAAAAGAAAGACCTCAAGATAACAAAGTCGCATTCTAGCCCTCAATACTTCCCTAATTGTCCCTCAGAATGGACCCAGAAATTCTAAAAGCATTCAGTTCTAACCATACCATAAATTACCATTGTGTATGGCACCAACTCTTGCAaagcaagaaaaacaacaaaagccACAGGAAATAATTTGCACATTTGGCCAAGTTTACTAAAGTAAAGTGTACTGCCACTATGATTAATCTATCACATAAAAGGGCACCCATAGATTAATAACAAATCCAACTCTCATCTAATAGCCCTCTAAAGAACTAGTTGGTAGAATAAACATCAAGATCAAGAAAACCCGGAAGCCCTCCAGTCCAGTACAAAATGAAGATAACAACCAAATCTATGAGCTAAAGTGTTCTTATCAATCACGAGACACACTCTTACTGGAGTAAGGATGCTATTTGGTGAGCTGTTAGCACTAAGCATaaaagtttatttatttatagcgATATCAAGACACTAAGATGATAAAGAGAAATGGCTAGTGCAAATATAGATTTGATATAAAATAATAACCAGAATGATCTTGTAAAATTCAGGGGAAACACGAACCTGGCCAAAAACACAAGGAAGAAGCAGAATTTCAAGTCCACAATTGCCCATAGAAAGAAAACTGCCCCATAGCCAACCATATCAAGAAGACACGGACAACTTTGTTAGTAGAAAATTACAAATGACTTCACAAATAGTAGCAATTTTAGAGGGTTTCATGATTCACGACTACAACTCAAGCAGAGTTTTGTGAACACGCGATAGTTTTTTCCAAATGCACCAATCATGAGTAACTAACTCAGAATTGAAAGCAAACCATAAAAGTTTCGCAAGTGGCTTCACAAAATCATGACAATTCTGTTTTTTAAAGGAATGTCACCATGTGTCAGTCTCAATATATCAGAAGCTCACAGCTGCTGATTCGAATGAAAAATTCTGATATAACAGACAAGCAAATATATAGAGTTAAATAGCTGTCAAAGAACTAATTGAATACTTCTGTGAGATATTGGCGCAGTTTGTGAATCTTACAAATTAACTGACATGGCTTTTTTGAAGATAACGACCATGATGCATAATCCATGCATCTATTTCTAACAGATACGAATCAAATGGAGATTAGCCTATTTCATTTATGTCCAGCTCAGGCATGTAATGCGCGAcatatttttcttcatcaatTGAAGATACATAGTAATTATCATACTTTTCAGAAACACCACAATTGATGTTAATGGATTTCCTTTTCA
The genomic region above belongs to Rhodamnia argentea isolate NSW1041297 chromosome 6, ASM2092103v1, whole genome shotgun sequence and contains:
- the LOC115745890 gene encoding tubulin beta-9 chain, coding for MREILHIQGGQCGNQIGAKFWEVVCAEHGIDATGRYHGDSELQLERVNVYYNEASCGRFVPRAVLMDLEPGTMDSLRSGPYGQIFRPDNFVFGQSGAGNNWAKGHYTEGAELIDSVLDVVRKEAENCDCLQGFQVCHSLGGGTGSGMGTLLISKIREEYPDRMMLTFSVFPSPKVSDTVVEPYNATLSVHQLVENADECMVLDNEALYDICFRTLKLTTPSFGDLNHLISATMSGVTCCLRFPGQLNSDLRKLAVNLIPFPRLHFFMVGFAPLTSRGSQQYRALTVPELTQQMWDSKNMMCAADPRHGRYLTASAMFRGKMSTKEVDEQMLNVQNKNSSYFVEWIPNNVKSTVCDIPPTGLKMASTFIGNSTSIQEMFRRVSEQFTAMFRRKAFLHWYTGEGMDEMEFTEAESNMNDLVSEYQQYQDATADDEEYEEEEGDYQEEEM
- the LOC115745891 gene encoding uncharacterized protein LOC115745891 isoform X1, translated to MALILFLAFSLFLQGALGDIVCEQLPTELCSFSIASNGRRCILENYVSLTAGKMEYECKTSQVAVDIMHEWIESDDCISACGVDRQSVGISSDALLQPHFAAKLCSPACYHHCPNIVDLYFNLALGEGVSLSDLCKVQRSNPKRVMREVRSSGAAFGPMGAAPMGSLSGEYYEIGYAPAEAPMYY